In Leptotrichia buccalis C-1013-b, the genomic window TACAAGCGCAAAAATTTCATACTCATATTCTCCAGTTTTAACAGTACCTTTCAATGCATTTTCAATAAATTTTCGACTTTCTGAATTTAATTTTTCCTTTTCCTTTGACAATTTCATTCTGTAACTATTTTTCAATTTGTCAGGAATACTGTAATCTATTACCATAATAAATTCTCCTTATAAATTATTTATTAAATATTTATTTTAAAACATTTTTCTCAATCTAGTTTTTAAACTACTTTATTTAATAACAGTTTTTCCTAATATTTTTTATTTTAATCATTGGCGAATATTAATTACCACATTCTCCCAGCTAACATCGTAAGTCTAACAAATGTCAACTCGTCATTCTCGTTCAAATTTACCTCACTATGTATTTCTCCCACTTCTTCATCATTCACAAAAATTCTGTAAATTCCATCTTCATAACTTTGCAGTGCATTTTCAATCGCCTTTTCCAAATCCTGCTTTTGTTCATTATAATCTACCCCAAACGAAATTTTTCCAGCATCCGACAAATCATTAATTTTCTTATCAGTCAAATACGGAACAATGTCGTTTTCAGTAGAACCTTCATTAAATTTTTTCACATTTATTGTAACAAATTCTGTCAAAAGTTCCTTTACAGTCTTTATTTCTTCATTAATTTCGTATTCTTTCTTATCAATTTTATTTTTTTTCTTTCCAATTTGTTTTACATTTACATAAACTTTCATATTTTTTCATTCACTTTCATTATTTTTTTATATTTTATCATATATTCCTGTTATTTAACATTGCGAAAACTTTTAAAATAAGCTCGAATTTTCATAACTATAGAAAAAATATTTTAAAACCGAACTCAAAAATTATAACGATATTATTCAAAATCTAAGATTGTTTTATTTTTACGAGTTTAATTATATACTCGAACCCTTTTAAAATAGAACTGCTAAAAATTGAAAAATCTAGGGTTTGAGTAAAATAGTCATATCTTTTGAGTTCAGTTTTAAGGCAGTTTTACTATAAAACAAGAATTTAAAAATACTTATAAAAAAATCAGCCTTCATACAAAGACTGATAATTAATTATTATTTATTGTTTAGCTGTAAATATTTTTCTCCTTTTTCAGAAAGTTTATAAACCGTGCTATCCACATAAATATATTTTTCCTTTTTAGCTTTTTCAATAACTTTATTTAAAAATCCTTTATTCCAACGTAAATGATTATCAATAGTGTCAATTCCACATTCATCTTTTTCCTGCTTAGTATTTACATGGTTTGATAAATGGATTAGCAAAATTCTGACAGAAAAAGTCATTTTTTGAGTTCTTTTTCGATTTATTGTAAAAATAAGTCCTTTTTTGGGAGAAAAAATTAGTGTTAAAAGGAAAATTACTCCGATTGCAACTGCGATACTTCCTGCAATTGAAATGTCAAAAAATCTTGCAAAATGAAATCCAATGATACTTGCCACAGCTCCCAAAACGAGACTTAATCCTATCATTACTTTTAGCTTATCTGTTAATAAATACGCTGTAATTGGAGGCCCAATCATAAATGCAACCACCAGTATTGAACCTACTGCCTCAAATGAGGATACTGCTGTCATTGACACAAGCGACATTAGCATATAGTGAATTAATACTGGCTTCATTCCAAGTGTTATTGCAAGAGCCTTATCAAATACTGATATTTTTAATTCCTTGAAAAAAATAACGACAAAAGATAAGTTTATTAAAAATATTACAAAAGTTGTAACTAGCCCTTTTGCAACACTAAAACCAAATATCTGTACCCGATTAAATGGTGCGAATGCCAGTTCTCCCAATAATACCGAATCAACGTCCAAATGTACATTTCCAGCATATTTTGAAATCAAAATTACGGCAATACTGAATAGCAACGGGAAAACCACTCCAATTGCAGAATCTTCCTTAACAAGCCTTGTCGAATTAAGAAGTTCCACAAGGTAAACTGTTAAAACTCCAACTATTCCTGCACCTACTATTAACAAAGGAGAATTCAAATCATGAACTGCAAAAAATGCAACTACAATTCCAAGTAAGATAGTATGCGTAATCGCATCTGAAACCATCGCCATACTTTTTAAAACCAGAAATGTTCCCAAAATTGAGCAGGCACTTGCCACCATTATTGCAATTAACTGTATTTCAATTGAAAAATCCATAATTTATTTCCCCCTTTCCAAATTATTTATTTTAAAATTATTTAATCCAGCTTTTTTATTTTCAAGTTTTTCTCTAAATTCTTTTTTTCTTTTCTGATTTCTTATAATTTTAAATACAATCCCTCTTTTATTTGAAAAAAGAATACTAATAATTACGATTATGCTTATAATTATAACGATAACAGGCCCGGTAGGCAAATTACTTTCACTTATACTAATCAAAGTTCCAAGCAAACCTGATATTCCTCCAAAAAATGCTGCCAAAATTACCATGATTGAAAGTTTGTCTGTCCATTGCCGTGCAGCAACTGCTGGAGAAATAAGCATCGCACTTATTAAAATTACTCCTGCCGCCTGAATACCGATTATTACAGTAGTTACAATCAATATGGAAATCAATATTTCAATTTTTTTACTTGGAAATCCCAATGTTTTGGCAAAATCAGAGTCAAACGAAACAATTTTAAATTCCTTCCAGAAAAGAATAATTATAATTAAAAGAATAATCCCTGTAATGAAGATAATATTTACATCTCTTTTAATAAATGTCGATGCTTGCCCAAAAATAAATTTATTTAATCCCGATTTATTTGCACCTGGCAATTTATTCAAATAAGAAAGTAAAACTAATCCTAACCCAAAAAATACCGATAAAATCAATGCTAAAGCACTATCAAATTTTATTTTTGTATAATTTTGAATTAATTGAATTAAACCAATACATACAATTCCTGTTATTAAAGCACCTAGCAGTAAAATTTCTGTATTTTTTACATTTGTAAATAAAAAAGCTAAGCAAACTCCAGGAAGTGAAGCATGAGAAACGGCATCTCCCAATAAACTTTGCTTTCTTAAAACTGCAAAACAGCCAAGTATTCCTGAAACCATTCCAAGCAATAGACAACCAAGTGCAACTGTTCTGAATGTATGATCTGTTATAAGAAGATTTAATATATTCATTTTATCGCTCCTTTTCAATTTCAGACAGATTTCCATTATTTTGAGTTGCTTTTTTACTCTTATATGTTTTTTCAATATTTTCAGGAGTAAAAATTTCTTCCACAGGTCCAGAAGCTATAACAGACACATTTATAAATGTCACATAATCAAAATAATCCTTTACCGTCTGCAAATCATGATGAACAGCAATTACAGTTTTTTTCTCATCTCGCAATTTTTTTAAAATATTTACAATAGATTTTTCCGTTTTACTGTCGACACCTTGAAACGGCTCGTCCATAAAATATATTTCAGCATCCTGCACTAATGCCCGTGCCAAAAACACCCTTTGCTGTTGTCCCCCTGACAGCTGGCTTATCTGTCTGTCTGAAAACTCATCCATTTCCACCTTATGAATTGCTTCTTTCGTCTTTTCCTTATCAATTTTTCTAACTTTCTTTAACCACCCGACTTTTCCATAACGCCCCATTTCCACAACATCAAATACAGTAGTGGGAAAATCCCAGTCAACACTTCCTCTTTGTGGTACATAAGCTATCTTATCCCGCACTTTGCTATATTTTTCATCATAAAATTTTACTTCTCCAGTAACAGGCTTTAGCAAATCAAGCATTGCTTTAATTAAAGTAGATTTTCCAGCCCCATTCGGGCCTACTATAGCCATAAGAATCCCTTTTTTAATATCAAGCTCAACATCCCATAAAACAGGTTTATCCTCATAAGCTATCGTCAAATCTTCAACTCTTATAATAATATCATCAGAAACATTTTGATTCATTTTATTTTTCTCCTAAATTCTAAAAAGTATAACATAGCAAAACAACTTCTCAAGAATTTTTTATATTTATACAATAAAATAGGAATAATAAACAAAGTTGTTCTGCTATATTTTTTAATTATTTATATATTATTAATAAAAATAATTACCGATTATTTTAACGCATTTACAATTGTATCAGCATTTGCCTTAACTGTTTTAATATAAGTTTCAGAATTATGTGCTTTATCTCCCAATGAGTCTGAATACAATTCTCCACCTATCTTAACTTCTTTTCCTCTAGCTTTTACAGCTTCCTGCAATGCTTCTATACTTTTTTTCGGAACAGAAGATTCTACAAATATTGCTTTTATATTTCTTTGAACAATGAAATTAGCTAAGTCGCTTATGTTTTTTGTACCAGTTTCAGAATCTGTAGAAACTCCTTGTATTGCTTTTACTTGTAGTCCAAATTGTTCTCCAAAGTAGTTGAATGCATCGTGAGCTGTTACAAGAACTCTGCTTTTTTCAGGAATTTCATTAATTCTTGTTTTTACATAAGTTGTAAGTTCATTTAGTTCAGCTTTATATTTTTTTAGATTTTCTTTGTAGTAGTCGCTATTTTTAGGGTCAAATTTACTTAATTCAGCTTCTACAGCTTCAGCTTCTTTTTCCCATAATTCTGTATTGAACCATACATGCGGATCAGGAGTATTTTGGTCAACTAGATGAATTTTACTTTTATCCAGTTTATCTCCAACATTTAATATATTTTTGTTTTGAGAAGTTAATTTTTCAAAAATTTCTGTCATTTTACCTTCCAAATGTAGTCCACCATAGACTATAATGTCAGCATTTCCAAGTTTTTCAATATCTCCTGCACTAGCACTATACAAATGTGGATCTACTCCTTCTCCCATAAGTCCAGTAACTTCGACTTTATCTCCACCAATTGTTTTTACAAGATCAGAAAGCATTGTCGTTGTTGTCGTAACTTTTATTTTTTTACCGGATGTAGCTCCACCTTTTCCACAAGATATTAGTAGCATCATTGCTACACATACTGCGATTACTAAGTTTAATTTTGTTAATACGTTGTTTTTACTCATTATCTGTCTCCTCCAAATCTTTATTTTTTTTATAAACCTCAATCATATCTGCTGCATTAAAAGCCACTATTTTTTCATTATTTTGCTCACTTTTCAAATATATTGGTCCATTAAACGGATCTTTTCTTTCTACAATATATTTTTCTTTTAAATTTATATCCAAATCCCGTAGATAATCATATAATTCTATATTATCCTCCACACTTAATATAACAATTTCATCATCTTCCTCAGCTTCAGATAATTTTATAATATTTTCTTCATCCAAGTTTTCCAAATCATAGAAAATTGGACTGCCATGTGGACATTCCTTAGGATAAAATAAAAATTTTTCCAGTTTTTGGAGAAGTTTATCGCTCGTTACATGTTCCAGAATTTCTGCTTCTTTATGTACATCTTCTTTCTCATATCCTAGTTTTTCAAATAAAAAAACTTCCCAAACACGGTGTTTACGTATAATGTCTAATGCAAAATTATTTCCCTTTTCAGTAAGTTTTACTGTTTTTTTGTCAATAGTTAAATATTCATCATTTACCAGCTTTTTTATCATTTCGCTGACTGAAGCTGGAGAGATATTTAAATATTCTGCAAGTTTTTTATTGGAATATTCCTTTTTTTTCTTCAGAGTGTATATTCCCTTTAAATAATCTTCTATACTTCTGCTCATCCCAACTCCTTTCTATTTATTTAGCCTAGCCTAACCATATATTTAGGTCAGCCTAACAACAATATTATATTACCACCATATATTTAAATTGTCAAGATAGATTTAATAATTTTTTCAGATTTCAAAAAAAGCACACTTGCATTATTAAATGCTTGTGTACTTAAATAACAGAAAAATAAAATATTTAAAACTTAGATAAAACATGATTTCGAATGAATTATCCAAGTTTTTTATATAACTTTCTAAATCAATTTTAATGTTAATTTTCTCCATTTTTATTTTACAACATTTTTTTAAAATAAAGTGTAACTTTGGTTACAATAAAAAAATTCCTATTTTAAATTTTACTAAAAAATAATAGGAATTTTATTATATATTCAAAACTAGTTTGGTTTTATGGATATTTTACCATATTTTTATAATATTTACTAAAAATTTGTAGAAACAATTTTCATTTGAATTTTTTTTGTCTCATAAATTAATTCTTTTCATCATTATTATTTTTTGGAATAAATTTCCATAATGTTGGAACAAGCAATGTTACAGCAGTTGATTTTAATGCATCTCCTGGAAGGAAAGGCAATACACCAACCATGAATGCATTTTTACCTGGTAAAAATAATGATAATTGCAATGCACCTAATATCAAGATAATTGTACTAGAAAGTATTAATGAAAGAATTGTTTTTACGTAAGATTTTGTAACTCCTTTATCAGCTAAATATCCTAAAAGAATTGTAGAAACAATATATCCTAAAATATACCCTCCTGTTGGTGAAAATAAAGAACCTGCTTTAGCACCAGCAAAAATTGGAGCACCTAAACTACCTGCCGCAACATAGGAAAGGATTGTTGCAGTTCCTAATTTTCTGCCATATAGTAACGCCATTAATGTAACTCCAAATGTTCCAAGTGTTATTGGTACTGGAGTATAAGGTAATGGAATCATAACTTGAGCCATTAAACTCAAAAATGCTACTCCACCTAATACTAAAAGAACATTTTTTAAAATTTCTTTTTCTTTTGATTCAATTTTTACAATATTGCTAATTAAAGTATTTTGCTTCATAAGAAAACCTCCATAAATTTTATTTTTGTCAAATATTCCATAAATTGAATATACAAATGATTCATGAAATAATTTCCAAATTTTTCATTGTATTATAACACTTGTTATATAAAAAGTCAATTATATTTTGAGATAGAAATGAAGTCAAATACTTAAGAGCAAACAATAAAAATCACACTAAATTTCTCTTGGCTCTTTTTTTGAAATATTTTTGTTTGTGAGAGTTTTTCAATGTTTTTTTATTGGATTTCTACTTTGTCTTAAAAACAGAATATTAAAAAACTCTCTTTATAAGAAACGAAAAATCTGTTATTTAAATGGTAGAAAAAAATACTTTTCAATAAGATTTGTTGATTATATTCTAGATGATTTTCTCTAGTTAAGTACAAATTATTTGACCCTAAACATTTTATTCTATCTTGAAAAATAATATAATTGCTATTTGTTAGTTAAAATGATATAATTTGGACTAACTAATAATCTTAACAATATGTAAATCTATGAGGAGGAAAATAAAAAATGAAATTTTTAGACTTTTTGAAAAAATTTTTGATATTTTCATTAAAAGAAATATATTCATTCTTTTTAAAGATGTCGCTATTTATATTTGTAATTTTTATTATTGGAATTTCTGCAATTGCAATTTTTAGTTCCAAAGATAAAAATGAAAAAATGAAAAAAAGCTATGAATATATACTTTTTAATGTTTCTGACGTTACAGAAGATAAAATTGTCGGTTCAAATTTTTTATCAGATGAAAAATTATCATACATGGATATTTTAAATAGTTTGGATGATATTAAAAATAATAATCAAGTAAAAGGTGTTGTTATTGCTTTAGACACTATAAACTTATCATCTGCTAAAATTGAGGAACTAATTAAAAAATTTGAAGAATTAAAAGCAAATAATAAAAAAGTATATGCTTTTGGTGCTTATATCACAAATTCCAATTATAAACTGGCTTCCATAGCAGATGAAGTTGTTATGGTACCGTCCGCTTCAGCAAGCCTAGATTTGACAGGATATCATTATTCAGATCTTTATTATAAGGGGCTATTTGATAAGATTGGAGTAAATATGGAAGTTGTCCGTATTGGAAACTATAAGTCTTATGGGGAAGAATATATTGGAAATGATATGACGCCGGAATTACGTTCTGAATTGACAAGAATTTTGGAAAACAGATACAACAAATTTATTACTGATGTTGCTAAAAACCGTAAAGTTGATAAAAATGCTTTGAATAACGATATTGTAAATGGAAATATTACTAATTTAACACCATTTTCAGCACGTGATAAAGGTTTAGTTGATAAATTGGAACAATTTTCTACTTTTACAGAACGATTGAATATTCGTGAAGATAATATTGCAGATATTACAGATTACTATCAAAAAAGAGTACAATATGAAAAAACTGGAAATTCAAGAAATGGAACTATCGCTGTAATTTATGCTGAAGGTTCGATTTTATATGATGCAAACGGCGTTACAGAAGGAACTATTACACCTGACAATATTCTTCAAAAAATTGAAAAAGCTACACAAACTAAAAATTTAAAAGGGATTGTACTTCGTGTAAATTCAGGTGGAGGTTCGGCACTTGCTTCTGAAGTGATTTATCAGGAACTGTCAAAACTGAAGATTCCAGTTTATGTTTCAATGGCGGATACTGCTGCTTCTGGAGGTTATTATATCTCAACGGCAGGAAAAAAAGTCTTTGCAAACAGTGCTACGATTACTGGCTCAATCGGTGTAGTTTCAATGCTGCCTAAATTATACAATGCCCAAGATAAATATGGGGTTCGTTCAAATTCAATATCAAAAGGAAGATATTCCGATATTAATGATAGTTTTGCTCCATTATCAGAGGAATCACGTGCTAAAATCAGTCAATCAATGGAAGAAACATACAAAGAATTTAAATCACGAGTTTCCAAAAATCGTAAAATTGATGAAAATACTCTTGAAAATTATGCACAAGGGAAAATTTGGCTTGGAGATGAAGCTAAGGATATAAAACTGGTTGATGGGATTGCGAGCCTTGATGAAGTTATAAAAATTATGGCAAAAGATTTGAACTTACGTAAGAATTATGCTGTGGAAAATATTTATCTGGAAGAAGATTTTTCTCAAAAATTAAAATCCCTTTCAAATATGATTACAGCAAAATTCAATTTATCTGCACAACTGGAAAAAAGTATTCCACAAGCTAAAAAAGCATTTAATGAATACGATTTTGCAATGCAAAATCAAAATAAACCATTGTATTATTTAACATACAAATTAAATTTATACTAAAAATAAATTTTTAAACGGAGAAAATAAAAATTATTTATTAAAACTCCGTTTTTTATTTGATTTATAAAAATTAAAGGAAGTAAAATTAATGAAAATTCAAAATAAAACTGGTATTTATACAATAAATTATGATAAAATTGTAGGTTTTAAAGAGAGGGTAACGAGGTTTACAGTCAAATTTAGCTTTAAAAAAAATTTAAATTCTAAAGAAAATCCGAAAGAAGATTTTGCACATTTACACGATACGGGACGATTAACAGAATTACTTATTGATGGAGCTGAACTACTGATAAAAGAAGCAGACAGAAAAAATCTGAAACGTAAGACAAAATGGGATGTTATTGCGGTAAAAGTTCATGGAGAAATTATTCTTATAAATACAGCTTTTCATCGTTATATTACAGAATCAATATTTCATAATGAAAAAATTTCTCCTTTTGAAAAACCTTTATATATAAAGCCAGAAATTAAATATAACAACAGCAAATTGGACTTTTATCTGGAAACTGAAAAAGATAAAATTTACATTGAAGTAAAAGGCTGTACTTTAGTAAATGGCAATACTGCCCAATTTCCAGGCTCTCCTTCCACAAGGGCAATAAAACATTTAAAAGAATTGATAGAACTTAAAAAAGAAGGTTTTAGAACAGCTGTGATAATTTTAATATTCAGGAAATCAGAAATCTTTGCTCCTGAACACACTATAGATAAGAAATTTTCAGAAACTTTTTATGAAGCATTGGAAAATGGAGTGGAAATTTATCCTATTCTATTAAAGTATGGAGAAGATGGAAATGTATATTTTGAAAAAAATGTAGAAATAGCTGAAAAATCATTTTAATATTAATTTTAAAAAAGTTTACCATATCAATAAATTTAAGCTGTTTTGTGTTCAAATTCTAAAATATAATTTAAAATAAAAAAAACTGCACCTTCTGTTTTGTGTCTAAGATTTTAGGTGTAGTTCATTTATTTTTGGTACAGTCTTTTTTGAGCAATATGATGTAAAGATTCTATATTTAAATATTTTTATTCTATTATTTCTTTCTTCTTCTTTGAGATTCCTCTTTTTTTACTGGATGTTGTTTTATAAAGTTTTTAATTCTTTTATCGTCTTTACCTGGTGATTTCTTTTTAGGCGGTAATTTCTTTTTGGGTTGACTAATATTAGTTTTTGGTTTTCGTATATTTGTAGGCGGAACAGCAAATGACACTATTGATATTCCTGTAATTCCTAAAACTGCGATTATTTTCTTTAAAGTATTTTTCATATAAATCACTCCATTCAAATTTTTATTTCTTTTCTAGAACACTAATATAGTATCATTTAATTTTGTCAAAATTATGTAAAATTTATGTCTTTTTTGTGAAGTTTAAAAATTTATTTTTTTAAATATAAAAATATGATTAAAAAATAATTGACAAAAGTTAAAAAATATAGTATTATTTAAATATAGTTAAAATAAAATTAATAAAAAGGAAGGAAAATGGATTATTATAGAATACTAGAAATAAAAGAAGATGCCGATTTTTCAGAAATAAAGAAGAAATATAGAAAATTGGCGATAAAATATCATCCTGACAAAAATCCTGGAGATGATGAAGCTGTAAAAAAGTTTCGGGAAATAACAGAGGCTTATGAAGTTCTTGGAGATGAGAAAAAGAGGAAGGAGTATGACAACAAGAGAAAATTTAAAAATGGACAGGAAAATAATAAAAATAAAAATTTAAAAAATAAAAATAATTTTTCTGATAATAATTTCTCGTTTGGAAAAGAATTTTTTAAAAGTGCGAGTGAAATGAAAGAAATGTTTGAAAATAGTTTTAATTTGAATAAGATGGGGAAGAAAAAGGTGGAGATGGAAAAGGAGAATATTAAAGGGCGGTTTGAAAATTTTTTTGATATGCAGAGTAAAAAATAAAATTATATTTTTGAAAAGGCAAGTTTTATTTAATTTGTATAATTTGCAATTTATATGGAAAGGAAAGTAATTATGTTTTGGATTTTTAGGAGAATTTTTGGAAATTTTAGGAATATTTTTAGAAAACCGCTTGGTCGTGGGAGTATTTATAGGCTCGAAAGATTAAGAAGTGTTACAGGAATTAAAAAAAATAAAAATTTTAATATTGAAAAAAATAGCATTAGTGTGGATAAGGGAATTAAAAAATATGAAAAACGGAAATTAAATGCTAGAAACCAGAAAAGTTACAAGTTTTTGAGCCTAAAAAATATTTTAATAATGTTAATTTTGATTATTACATTTGTTTTTGTACATTTTTCTGGATATTCAACAAAGAGCCTTTATCTTTCAATATTTGTTTACATTGGAGTTACACTTTATTTACTTATTGTGGAAAGATTTTTTGAGAAAGTTGAAGTGGAGGAGGAAATTAGAAATATAAAGAACGAGCGGGAAAGAGAGCATAGTGTGTTTTTAGAAAGAGTCAAGGAAATAGAGAATTTAGAGAAAAAGCAGATTGAGCATATATTTTTGAAAGATTCAGAAGATTATGATATGAAAATCTGGAAAGTTGGAAGAGCGACTTCACTTCTGATTGGAAAAGAAACGCCTAGAAATCGGGTGGATATAGATGTGAGTGAAGGAATTTATTCTAACTTGGTTAGCAGAGCTCACGGGATTTTAAATCGAGTGAATGGAATTTGGTATTACGAAGATTTAGGTTCTCAGAATGGAAGTGGAATCGAGAGAAATTTAGACAAGCGAAAAATGAAATTAAAGAAAAATATACCAGTAAAAGTAGAATCTGGAGATATAATTTATTTGGCGACTACAAAAATATTATTAAAGTAATTTAAAAATGAATAAATAGGAGGAAAAATTTAAAATGAAGTTGGATAGATGTAAAAATGGACATATGTATGATGTTTCAAGATATAGCTTGTGTCCGTACTGCAAATCTGAAGGATTGGAAACAGAAGTTCTGGAAGATAAAATTAATTTAGTGGAAGAAATGGAAGATGAGGATAGAACGACTGCATATTGGTCAAAAGATAGCGTGGTTGACCCTGTTGTGGGATGGATTACGTGTATTGAAGGACATGACAAGGGGAAAGACTACAGGATTGTGAGCGAAAGGAATTTTATTGGACGTGGTGAGAATATGAATATTCAAATTTTAGGAGACAGCATGATTTCAAGAAAAAATCATTGTTCAATAAGCTATAATCCTAAACAGCGAAAATTTATGCTAACTCCTGGAGATGCCAACGGACTTATATATTTGAACGGAGAAGCTGTTTATAATACAGTTGAGTTGCGGGCTTATTCAGTTATGGAAATGGGAGAAAGTAAATTTGTGTTTGTGAATTTGTGTGGAGATTATTTTGACTGGGAAAAGGAGAAATCGAGAGAAGACGATTCTGAAAAATTCAGAAATAAAAATTTTAGGAAAAAAAGTAGTAAAAAGGGAAATTTAGAAGTAAAAATTGAAGATTATGAAGAAATGTTTCAAAACTAAGTTGGAAAAATCTAAATATACTCGAACCTATTTAAAATTGAACTATTAAAAATTATATAAACTCAGGGTTTGAGTAAAATAGTCATAGCCTTTGAGTTCGGTTTTAAAGTAATTTTACTATAAATTTAGAATTTTGATAAAAAGCTATAATTTTAGAAAAAAATGATTTTACTTAAAAAATTAAAAATAAATATAAGGGGAGAAATTGGGGAATGAGGAAAGATGAAGCAAAATTTATTACAAAATTTTTGAGTGAAGCTGGAACAAAGGCTGAAAATAGTGATTTTTTTGGATATGTTTTGCTTGATAATTATGCAATCTGGGTTGTGGCGGATGGATTTGATGAAGAAAATGGGGCAAAGATAGCTGCAAAAATAGCAGTAGAATCTGTAATCGAATATTTTATGCTACGTCCACGATTTAACTATGAAGTAATAAAGGAAATGATGAACTATGCAAATCTGAAAGTAAAGGAAAAACAGGAAGAAACTCAAAAATATTCTCTTATGCACACTTCCCTATTAATTATTATCAGCAATTACAATTCAATTTTATATGGAAATATAGGAAACACAAGATTTTATCACATTAGAGGAGGCTATATCGTTTCTCAGAGCAGTGATGATACGATTGCACAGCTTCTGGTAGAAGAAAAAGCGTTAAATACATCCGATATGCGATTTCATAGGCAAAGAAATGATTTGCTGCAGGCAATTGGAGATTTTGGAAAAATTAAGCCAAATATTATAAAAGAGCCGATTGAACTGCTTGAAAAAGATATTTTTTGTATGACAACAGTTGGTTTTTGGGAAAATATTGACGATTACGATATGGAAAATGATTTATCTCGGTTTGAAGATAAGAAGCAATGGCTAAATTCGTTGGAAAAACGGATACTTGCATCTTTAAGGGAGAATATTGAAAATTATACAATTGCAGGAGTGGAAATTCAGGCTGTTGCAAGTAAGGAGCCAATGGAAAAAGATAAAGCTAAAATTATAAAAAAGATAGCTTTGGGAGTATTAATTGCAGTTGTAATTATTTTATTTATTGTGATTTGGAATGTAAAAAGGAGAAATAATATTTTACAGGCGGCAACACAGTATGAAAAGCTGGCAGATGAGGAAGTAATAAGGAAAAATTTTAATAATTCGATTGATAATTTGAAATTGGAAATTGGAGAATATGAAAAGTTAAAGCCGAAAAGCAGAGGAGTAATAGGCTTCCTTACAAATGCTGAAAATAAGAGAATGGAAGCGGATAAAAAAATTAAGGAAATAAGCAAAAAAATTGATGAAACTGAAAAATTGAAAAGGGCGTTTTCGGATATTAATGAAGGAAATGAAATGTTTAACAGCGGAAATTATGATGAAGCAAATGTAAAATATCAGCAAGC contains:
- a CDS encoding metal ABC transporter permease produces the protein MDFSIEIQLIAIMVASACSILGTFLVLKSMAMVSDAITHTILLGIVVAFFAVHDLNSPLLIVGAGIVGVLTVYLVELLNSTRLVKEDSAIGVVFPLLFSIAVILISKYAGNVHLDVDSVLLGELAFAPFNRVQIFGFSVAKGLVTTFVIFLINLSFVVIFFKELKISVFDKALAITLGMKPVLIHYMLMSLVSMTAVSSFEAVGSILVVAFMIGPPITAYLLTDKLKVMIGLSLVLGAVASIIGFHFARFFDISIAGSIAVAIGVIFLLTLIFSPKKGLIFTINRKRTQKMTFSVRILLIHLSNHVNTKQEKDECGIDTIDNHLRWNKGFLNKVIEKAKKEKYIYVDSTVYKLSEKGEKYLQLNNK
- a CDS encoding metal ABC transporter permease, which gives rise to MNILNLLITDHTFRTVALGCLLLGMVSGILGCFAVLRKQSLLGDAVSHASLPGVCLAFLFTNVKNTEILLLGALITGIVCIGLIQLIQNYTKIKFDSALALILSVFFGLGLVLLSYLNKLPGANKSGLNKFIFGQASTFIKRDVNIIFITGIILLIIIILFWKEFKIVSFDSDFAKTLGFPSKKIEILISILIVTTVIIGIQAAGVILISAMLISPAVAARQWTDKLSIMVILAAFFGGISGLLGTLISISESNLPTGPVIVIIISIIVIISILFSNKRGIVFKIIRNQKRKKEFREKLENKKAGLNNFKINNLERGK
- a CDS encoding metal ABC transporter ATP-binding protein; the encoded protein is MNQNVSDDIIIRVEDLTIAYEDKPVLWDVELDIKKGILMAIVGPNGAGKSTLIKAMLDLLKPVTGEVKFYDEKYSKVRDKIAYVPQRGSVDWDFPTTVFDVVEMGRYGKVGWLKKVRKIDKEKTKEAIHKVEMDEFSDRQISQLSGGQQQRVFLARALVQDAEIYFMDEPFQGVDSKTEKSIVNILKKLRDEKKTVIAVHHDLQTVKDYFDYVTFINVSVIASGPVEEIFTPENIEKTYKSKKATQNNGNLSEIEKER
- a CDS encoding metal ABC transporter solute-binding protein, Zn/Mn family; the encoded protein is MSKNNVLTKLNLVIAVCVAMMLLISCGKGGATSGKKIKVTTTTTMLSDLVKTIGGDKVEVTGLMGEGVDPHLYSASAGDIEKLGNADIIVYGGLHLEGKMTEIFEKLTSQNKNILNVGDKLDKSKIHLVDQNTPDPHVWFNTELWEKEAEAVEAELSKFDPKNSDYYKENLKKYKAELNELTTYVKTRINEIPEKSRVLVTAHDAFNYFGEQFGLQVKAIQGVSTDSETGTKNISDLANFIVQRNIKAIFVESSVPKKSIEALQEAVKARGKEVKIGGELYSDSLGDKAHNSETYIKTVKANADTIVNALK
- a CDS encoding metal-dependent transcriptional regulator, with the protein product MSRSIEDYLKGIYTLKKKKEYSNKKLAEYLNISPASVSEMIKKLVNDEYLTIDKKTVKLTEKGNNFALDIIRKHRVWEVFLFEKLGYEKEDVHKEAEILEHVTSDKLLQKLEKFLFYPKECPHGSPIFYDLENLDEENIIKLSEAEEDDEIVILSVEDNIELYDYLRDLDINLKEKYIVERKDPFNGPIYLKSEQNNEKIVAFNAADMIEVYKKNKDLEETDNE
- a CDS encoding biotin transporter BioY, which translates into the protein MKQNTLISNIVKIESKEKEILKNVLLVLGGVAFLSLMAQVMIPLPYTPVPITLGTFGVTLMALLYGRKLGTATILSYVAAGSLGAPIFAGAKAGSLFSPTGGYILGYIVSTILLGYLADKGVTKSYVKTILSLILSSTIILILGALQLSLFLPGKNAFMVGVLPFLPGDALKSTAVTLLVPTLWKFIPKNNNDEKN